In Candidatus Dependentiae bacterium, a single genomic region encodes these proteins:
- a CDS encoding aminopeptidase P family protein has product MSYQMYALRRKDFIADIKEAHPAKDGVVVLFAGFEGEERRFTQESSFYYLTGLNEPSLVLVMDLQGKTTLYIPNCMEERSKWVVAPLEMTAEYAKKIGVDEVKLLGSSCNGYQMHPFFPQSEYEQLLKDVDAQLKNSNTMFTFAPETQHGYVEQRLVLQRLQSFGFKPEVIDVSPIVARLRRSKDMHEMELMYKAVDITCLAQDAAAKAISNDMTEAEVQASLEYIIIGSQAEPSFPSIVGSGKNAAILHYTENNGIMKNGDLVVVDIGARYKQYCADITRTYPVSGKFTDRQKEIYTIVLETQEYIAERAKPGVWLSNADKPAESLNHLAKAFIKEKGYEQYFPHGIGHFLGLDVHDVGDYKEPLKEGDVITIEPGIYIKDENIGIRIEDDYWIIKDGAICLSEGLPKSIKEIEQMVQEKFSE; this is encoded by the coding sequence ATGTCATATCAAATGTACGCATTACGCAGAAAAGATTTTATTGCTGATATCAAAGAAGCTCATCCTGCAAAAGATGGTGTAGTTGTTTTATTTGCAGGATTTGAAGGTGAAGAACGTCGCTTTACACAAGAAAGTTCGTTTTATTATCTTACCGGTTTGAATGAACCGTCGCTTGTATTAGTTATGGATCTGCAAGGAAAAACTACTTTATATATTCCAAATTGTATGGAAGAGCGTTCAAAGTGGGTGGTAGCACCGCTTGAGATGACAGCTGAATATGCAAAAAAAATCGGTGTCGATGAAGTTAAGCTATTAGGTAGTAGTTGTAACGGTTATCAAATGCATCCATTTTTTCCTCAATCGGAATATGAGCAATTATTAAAAGATGTAGATGCTCAATTGAAAAATAGTAATACTATGTTTACTTTTGCCCCTGAAACACAGCATGGGTATGTTGAACAGAGACTTGTTTTACAACGTTTGCAATCATTTGGATTTAAACCTGAGGTTATAGATGTTTCGCCAATAGTTGCACGGTTACGTCGTTCAAAAGATATGCATGAAATGGAATTGATGTATAAAGCGGTTGATATTACTTGTTTGGCACAGGATGCCGCTGCAAAAGCAATAAGTAATGACATGACTGAAGCTGAAGTACAAGCAAGCTTGGAATATATTATTATCGGTTCGCAAGCAGAGCCTTCATTTCCGAGTATTGTAGGCAGTGGTAAAAATGCAGCAATTTTACACTATACCGAAAATAACGGCATCATGAAAAATGGTGATTTGGTGGTAGTGGATATTGGTGCTCGCTATAAACAGTATTGTGCTGACATAACAAGAACGTATCCGGTTTCAGGGAAATTCACTGATCGTCAAAAAGAGATCTATACCATTGTGCTCGAAACGCAAGAATATATTGCTGAACGTGCAAAGCCGGGTGTCTGGTTATCAAATGCTGATAAACCGGCAGAGTCATTGAATCATTTGGCTAAAGCTTTTATCAAAGAAAAAGGGTATGAGCAATACTTTCCTCATGGTATTGGGCATTTTCTTGGATTGGATGTACATGATGTTGGCGATTATAAAGAGCCGCTCAAAGAGGGTGATGTTATCACTATTGAGCCGGGTATTTATATTAAAGATGAAAATATTGGGATTCGCATTGAAGATGATTATTGGATCATCAAAGATGGTGCAATCTGCTTGAGTGAAGGTTTGCCTAAATCAATCAAAGAGATTGAACAGATGGTTCAAGAGAAATTTAGTGAGTAA
- a CDS encoding M50 family metallopeptidase — MNLFKMLLLVPSHLMFGAMGILGIGLLIGIHEFGHFLFAKLFNVRTPSFSIGFGPQLISKKIGTTVFSLSAIPLGGYVEVSGMAEVGQGEQKEADNTGEDSFAIKPFWQKMLILFGGIMFNILFAYFAFSLVFMLGAPKSDLLYPLGVAEDKPEIHVIRKNSAADKAGLKVGDTILAINNTQTNGQTDKLKEILHSHPDQIVSLLIKRDDLERTVDVPLDATDIIEHGQAKKIGTLGVYFEISKVKQFGFFESIAQGFRATNIYLFTVIYAFKNMFTKKDISGVGGPLMVISETIKGAQKGFKIFLLFLAVISINLAILNLIPLPILDGGQIFFVIIETIIGKQLPKLREYIHIGSWLFVMALVIYLTARDIGLFNLLGLGK, encoded by the coding sequence ATGAATCTATTTAAAATGCTACTTTTAGTGCCCTCACACCTCATGTTTGGCGCCATGGGAATATTAGGCATTGGCCTCCTCATTGGTATACATGAATTTGGACATTTTCTTTTTGCCAAACTATTTAATGTTCGCACACCATCATTTTCTATAGGATTTGGCCCTCAACTCATTTCTAAAAAAATAGGAACCACCGTATTTTCACTATCTGCAATTCCATTAGGTGGTTATGTTGAAGTATCCGGCATGGCTGAAGTTGGCCAAGGAGAACAGAAAGAGGCCGACAATACGGGTGAAGATTCATTTGCCATAAAACCATTTTGGCAAAAAATGCTTATTTTATTTGGTGGCATCATGTTTAACATTTTATTTGCTTACTTTGCCTTTTCACTCGTGTTCATGTTAGGAGCTCCAAAGAGCGACCTTTTATATCCTCTAGGTGTAGCCGAAGACAAGCCAGAAATTCATGTCATTCGCAAAAATTCTGCCGCTGATAAAGCCGGACTGAAAGTTGGCGACACAATTTTGGCGATAAACAACACGCAAACCAACGGACAAACTGATAAGCTCAAAGAGATATTACATTCCCATCCTGACCAAATAGTATCACTACTCATCAAACGTGACGACCTTGAACGCACTGTTGATGTGCCACTCGACGCAACTGACATCATTGAGCATGGACAAGCAAAAAAAATTGGCACGTTAGGGGTATATTTTGAAATCTCTAAAGTAAAACAGTTCGGTTTTTTTGAATCAATAGCTCAAGGATTCCGTGCAACTAACATCTATCTTTTCACAGTGATCTATGCATTTAAGAATATGTTTACTAAAAAAGATATTTCCGGTGTTGGTGGACCACTCATGGTTATCTCCGAAACTATTAAAGGTGCTCAAAAGGGATTTAAAATTTTCTTGCTCTTTTTAGCTGTTATCAGTATAAACTTGGCAATCTTGAATTTGATTCCATTACCAATTCTGGACGGTGGTCAAATTTTCTTTGTAATCATTGAAACAATCATTGGCAAACAGCTTCCAAAATTACGGGAATATATCCACATTGGCAGCTGGCTTTTTGTCATGGCCCTCGTCATTTATTTAACTGCACGAGACATAGGCCTCTTTAATCTTCTTGGCCTAGGCAAGTAA
- the rplM gene encoding 50S ribosomal protein L13, which produces MNKAFYQRKEDRDPKWHVVDAEGKVLGRLATHIADVLRGKNRPEFAPHTDAGDYVVVINAEKVKLTGKKWEDKIYDRYTGYIGGYRTRTAKEVRARNPEDIILLAVKRMLPKNNLNREIYKKLKVYAGTKHPHTAQVA; this is translated from the coding sequence ATGAATAAAGCTTTCTATCAAAGAAAAGAAGATCGCGATCCTAAATGGCATGTTGTTGATGCAGAAGGTAAAGTACTTGGGCGTTTAGCGACTCATATTGCAGATGTATTGCGTGGTAAAAACAGACCAGAATTCGCACCTCACACAGATGCAGGCGACTATGTTGTGGTTATTAATGCTGAAAAAGTAAAATTGACCGGAAAAAAATGGGAAGATAAAATATACGATCGCTACACCGGATATATTGGTGGATACAGAACACGTACAGCAAAAGAAGTTCGTGCACGAAACCCTGAGGATATTATTTTATTAGCGGTTAAACGTATGTTGCCAAAAAATAATCTGAATCGTGAGATTTACAAAAAATTAAAAGTGTATGCAGGAACAAAACATCCGCATACAGCACAGGTAGCTTAA
- a CDS encoding Na+/H+ antiporter NhaC family protein has protein sequence MQPNVLSLLPPILVLISAITTRKLPQSIMIGLATGALIATEFAPIKTAILIFKHLFDQVSDSDNLYVYTFLLCIGMLIAVINHTGATNALAASLKKKIHNAKQTEHASFLISLILALDDYLNCLTTGHIMQPLIDSFGIARTKLAYLIHTFAGPLVILIPISTWAAFITSQIEQAGISSDAQENVKIAIDPFYIYLRSIPCIYYAIFSVITALFIVHQSISYGPMKTAEQQTKTINKNQNNTIEDTQTKNAHISDLLIPLATLLGTVFFGMLYTGNFYLFGGNQTFIGSFQNNQDAFLVLGIASIITLLVSLAISFSKKQLNIQEAPLILWEGFMLMWPAVLLVVLASAFGSMLRIDLQTGQYLASSLLHTMHITYIPLIFFLVSAITGLLIGSAWGTIALLLPIGISMAYSLVVNANTDIVIVNFIILTIGSILSGATFGDHTSPIAASGIMAATGAGCKPLDHIKTQYLYNLPPFIGACLAFLITGFLLSSSWPIILGISLSIGVSTTLGITLLLNMIYNK, from the coding sequence ATGCAACCTAACGTTCTCTCCTTACTCCCTCCCATATTAGTCCTTATCAGCGCTATTACAACTCGCAAACTGCCTCAATCGATCATGATAGGCTTGGCAACCGGAGCCCTCATTGCAACCGAGTTTGCACCTATCAAAACAGCAATATTAATTTTCAAACACCTTTTTGACCAAGTATCTGATTCAGACAACCTCTATGTCTATACCTTTTTGCTCTGTATCGGTATGCTCATTGCAGTCATTAATCATACCGGTGCAACCAACGCACTTGCGGCCTCATTAAAGAAAAAAATCCATAATGCAAAACAGACAGAGCATGCTTCTTTTCTTATTTCACTCATATTAGCACTTGATGATTACTTAAACTGTTTAACAACCGGACATATCATGCAACCATTGATCGACAGCTTTGGCATAGCACGCACAAAACTTGCCTATCTCATACATACGTTTGCCGGCCCATTGGTTATATTAATTCCGATTTCAACTTGGGCAGCCTTTATCACTAGCCAAATTGAACAAGCTGGTATATCAAGTGATGCACAAGAGAATGTAAAAATTGCAATCGACCCATTCTATATTTATTTACGCAGTATACCTTGCATATATTATGCTATTTTTTCGGTCATTACCGCATTATTTATTGTTCACCAATCCATTTCATACGGACCGATGAAAACAGCCGAACAGCAAACGAAAACTATAAATAAAAACCAAAACAACACAATTGAAGACACTCAAACTAAAAATGCGCATATTTCCGATCTACTCATACCATTAGCCACCCTCTTGGGCACTGTATTTTTTGGCATGTTATATACCGGCAATTTTTACCTTTTTGGTGGCAATCAAACTTTTATCGGTTCATTTCAAAACAATCAAGACGCATTCCTTGTATTAGGCATTGCAAGCATCATAACTCTTTTAGTAAGCCTAGCTATATCTTTTAGTAAAAAACAACTCAACATACAAGAAGCTCCATTAATTTTATGGGAGGGTTTCATGCTTATGTGGCCGGCAGTATTACTGGTTGTCTTAGCTTCTGCATTCGGCTCTATGCTCCGCATTGATTTACAAACAGGCCAATATCTCGCCTCATCTCTCTTGCACACCATGCACATAACCTATATTCCTCTTATATTTTTTTTAGTCAGTGCAATTACAGGATTACTCATCGGCTCTGCTTGGGGAACGATTGCATTACTTTTACCTATAGGTATTTCTATGGCATATAGCCTTGTTGTCAACGCCAATACCGATATAGTGATAGTAAATTTCATTATTTTAACTATCGGTTCAATTTTATCCGGTGCAACCTTTGGCGATCACACCTCACCTATTGCTGCATCTGGTATTATGGCTGCAACAGGAGCCGGATGCAAACCACTTGACCATATCAAAACCCAATACCTATATAATCTTCCTCCATTTATAGGCGCTTGTTTAGCATTTTTGATTACCGGCTTTTTACTCAGCAGTTCATGGCCTATAATCCTAGGAATTTCGCTAAGCATAGGTGTTTCCACCACCCTGGGCATCACGTTACTTTTAAACATGATATACAATAAATAA
- the rpsL gene encoding 30S ribosomal protein S12, translating to MPTINQLCRFGRKRTKSKSKSPALKNAPQVRGVCTRVFTVTPKKPNSALRKVARVKLSTGIEVTAYIPGEGHNLQEHSVVLIRGGKVKDLPGVKYHIVRGALDATGVENRKQSRSLYGTKRPK from the coding sequence ATGCCAACGATAAATCAGCTTTGTCGTTTTGGAAGAAAACGTACGAAATCAAAGTCAAAAAGCCCTGCGTTGAAAAATGCGCCACAGGTTCGTGGTGTGTGTACGCGTGTTTTTACGGTTACACCAAAAAAGCCTAACTCGGCTTTGAGAAAGGTAGCTCGTGTTAAACTATCAACGGGTATTGAAGTAACCGCTTACATTCCGGGTGAAGGACATAACTTGCAAGAGCACTCTGTTGTGTTAATTCGAGGCGGAAAAGTAAAAGATTTGCCAGGTGTAAAATACCATATTGTTCGTGGAGCACTTGATGCAACTGGTGTAGAAAACAGAAAACAGTCGCGTTCATTATATGGTACAAAACGACCAAAATAA
- the tuf gene encoding elongation factor Tu has translation MAKDVFERKKPHVNVGTIGHVDHGKTTLTAAITKHQADKGLAAMRNFDEIDNAPEEKARGITIATSHVEYESPSRHYAHVDCPGHADYVKNMITGAAQMDGGILVVSAADGAMPQTREHIVLAKNVNVPALVVFLNKVDMVDDPDMIEMVEEEIRELLSKYGFPGDDIPVIKGSALKSLEGDTSEIGGPAIDKLMEALDAYIPEPKRDVDKPFLMPIESVFSISGRGTVATGRIEQGIVKVGEEVEIIGLGKKIKSVVTGVEMFKKTLNEGQAGDNAGLLLRGVKKEDIERGMVVAKPGSITPHKKFKAKVYIMSKDEGGRHSPFFSGYRPQFYFRTTDVTGIVTLPEGREMVMPGDNVDLIVDLIAPIAMDKDLRFAIREGGRTVGSGVVTEIVE, from the coding sequence ATGGCTAAAGACGTTTTTGAACGTAAAAAACCGCACGTTAATGTTGGAACTATTGGTCACGTTGACCATGGTAAAACTACATTAACCGCTGCGATCACAAAGCATCAGGCCGATAAAGGCTTGGCTGCAATGCGTAATTTTGATGAAATCGATAACGCACCGGAAGAAAAAGCACGTGGTATTACTATTGCTACTTCACATGTAGAATATGAATCACCAAGCCGTCACTATGCACACGTTGACTGTCCTGGTCACGCTGACTATGTAAAAAACATGATCACTGGTGCGGCACAAATGGATGGTGGAATCTTAGTTGTTTCTGCAGCTGACGGTGCTATGCCACAAACACGTGAACATATCGTTTTGGCTAAAAACGTTAACGTTCCAGCTCTAGTAGTGTTTTTGAACAAAGTAGACATGGTGGATGATCCAGACATGATCGAAATGGTTGAAGAAGAAATTAGAGAATTATTGAGCAAATATGGCTTCCCTGGTGATGACATACCTGTTATCAAAGGTTCTGCTTTGAAATCACTTGAAGGTGATACTTCAGAAATTGGTGGGCCTGCAATTGATAAATTAATGGAAGCATTAGACGCTTACATTCCAGAGCCAAAACGTGATGTTGATAAACCATTCTTGATGCCAATTGAAAGTGTATTTTCAATTTCAGGCCGTGGAACGGTAGCAACTGGTCGTATTGAGCAAGGTATCGTAAAAGTTGGTGAAGAAGTTGAAATTATTGGTTTAGGTAAAAAAATAAAATCAGTAGTGACCGGTGTTGAAATGTTTAAAAAAACATTGAACGAAGGTCAAGCTGGTGATAACGCAGGCCTTTTACTACGTGGTGTCAAAAAAGAAGATATCGAACGTGGTATGGTTGTAGCTAAACCAGGCTCAATTACTCCTCACAAGAAATTTAAAGCTAAAGTGTATATCATGTCAAAAGATGAAGGTGGTCGTCATAGTCCATTCTTTAGCGGATACCGTCCTCAATTCTACTTTAGAACAACTGACGTTACCGGTATTGTAACCTTGCCTGAAGGGCGTGAAATGGTTATGCCAGGTGATAACGTTGATCTAATCGTTGACCTAATCGCGCCAATCGCAATGGATAAAGATTTGCGTTTTGCGATTCGTGAAGGCGGAAGAACTGTTGGTTCAGGTGTGGTAACTGAAATTGTTGAATAA
- the recR gene encoding recombination mediator RecR, translating to MLNSVPTLAQLIKTLQQVPYLATKNIYRLATYFLQLEPQKLEHLCAVLLKAKENVKQCQICFVWKEKDVDCVFCTSEKKDRSLVCVVETWQELLAIEKTGGYNGVYHILGGVICPLEGVGPEQLNIQALVDRVQKYGVKEIILATNQTPEGEATASFLAHKLKATSVTISCLARGIPVGSSLEFMDRLTVYKALSERRPF from the coding sequence ATGTTAAATTCGGTTCCAACATTAGCACAATTGATAAAAACGTTGCAGCAGGTTCCTTATCTTGCTACAAAAAATATTTATCGATTGGCCACCTATTTTTTGCAACTTGAGCCACAGAAGCTTGAGCATTTGTGTGCAGTGTTATTAAAAGCAAAAGAAAACGTTAAGCAGTGCCAAATTTGCTTTGTATGGAAAGAGAAGGATGTTGACTGTGTCTTCTGTACATCAGAAAAAAAAGATCGTTCATTGGTGTGTGTGGTTGAAACTTGGCAAGAACTTCTTGCGATTGAAAAAACGGGTGGATACAATGGTGTGTATCATATTCTAGGGGGTGTTATTTGTCCGCTGGAAGGTGTTGGTCCGGAACAGTTGAATATTCAAGCACTTGTTGATCGCGTGCAAAAATATGGTGTTAAAGAGATTATTCTAGCAACCAATCAGACACCTGAAGGGGAAGCAACGGCATCTTTTCTTGCACATAAGTTAAAAGCCACATCGGTAACTATTTCATGTTTAGCACGAGGTATTCCTGTGGGTTCATCATTAGAATTTATGGATAGACTTACCGTTTATAAAGCGCTTTCAGAACGTCGACCATTTTAA
- the fusA gene encoding elongation factor G: MSRLSLDKYRNIGIAAHIDAGKTTVTERMLFYTGISHKIGEVHEGEAVMDWMEQERKRGITITSAATTCFWRDHQVNIIDTPGHVDFTIEVERSLRVLDGVVAVFSAVDGVQPQSETVWRQANRYSVPRIVFANKMDRVGGDFFKVVKDVNEKLGGNALAMQLPVGEAENFTGIIDILTQKMATFSGDKGTEVTWEDIPAEYADKARDMYSEVLDAAADFDDTVAEKYLNEEEISIDEIKAALRKGVLELKVALAFCGTAFKNKGVQLLLDAVVDYLPSPLDVPPVEGTLVRAGEVEHIKADPNAEFYGLVFKIMTDPFVGVLNFVRVYSGELKAGSYVFNIRTGSKERVSRIVKMHSNKREEVDAIRAGDIAAVVGIKEAITGDTLCGSKDGALLESITIPTPVISASVEPKNKADYEKMALSLKKMMQEDPSFQFTYDDETGQTVIRGMGELHLEVVIDRLRTEHKVEVVQGKLQVAYKETIQKLADVEGKYVKQSGGRGQYGHVHIKFEPAERGEGFEFINKVVGGTIPREFISPVQKGLEEALNTGVLGGYPTVDFKATLYDGSYHDVDSSELAFKVAASMAFKTGMKQASPVLLEPIMKVVAETPEDYMGDVMGDLNSRRGRILGMDPQADKQVITAEVPLGNMFGYATELRSMTKGRATYTMEFECYREVPKNVQDEIVEKK, translated from the coding sequence ATGAGTAGGCTTTCTTTAGATAAGTATAGAAACATTGGCATAGCGGCTCATATTGATGCGGGTAAAACAACGGTAACCGAACGTATGTTGTTTTATACTGGTATTTCACACAAAATAGGTGAGGTTCATGAGGGCGAAGCTGTCATGGATTGGATGGAGCAAGAGCGCAAACGTGGTATCACTATTACCTCTGCGGCAACAACATGCTTCTGGAGAGATCACCAAGTTAACATTATCGATACACCGGGTCACGTTGATTTCACTATTGAAGTAGAGCGTTCATTGCGTGTGCTTGATGGCGTTGTAGCAGTGTTTTCAGCTGTAGATGGTGTTCAGCCTCAGTCTGAAACTGTTTGGCGACAAGCTAACCGCTATAGTGTTCCTCGTATTGTATTCGCCAATAAAATGGATCGTGTCGGTGGTGATTTTTTCAAAGTTGTTAAAGATGTGAATGAAAAGCTGGGCGGAAATGCTTTGGCAATGCAATTGCCTGTAGGTGAAGCTGAAAACTTTACCGGCATCATCGATATTCTTACTCAAAAAATGGCGACTTTTAGTGGTGACAAGGGTACTGAGGTAACTTGGGAAGATATTCCCGCAGAGTATGCGGATAAAGCTCGAGATATGTACAGTGAAGTCCTTGATGCGGCAGCAGATTTTGATGACACCGTTGCTGAAAAATATCTTAATGAAGAAGAAATCAGCATTGATGAGATAAAAGCTGCATTGCGTAAGGGCGTTTTAGAGCTTAAAGTAGCATTGGCATTTTGTGGTACAGCTTTCAAGAACAAAGGCGTACAGCTTTTACTTGATGCTGTTGTAGATTACTTGCCGTCTCCATTAGACGTTCCTCCTGTTGAAGGCACTTTGGTAAGAGCTGGAGAAGTCGAACATATTAAAGCTGATCCGAACGCTGAGTTCTATGGTCTTGTTTTCAAAATTATGACCGATCCTTTTGTGGGTGTGTTGAACTTTGTTCGCGTATATTCAGGTGAGCTTAAAGCAGGTTCTTACGTTTTTAATATTCGTACCGGTTCAAAAGAGCGTGTAAGTCGTATCGTTAAAATGCATTCAAATAAACGCGAAGAAGTTGATGCAATACGCGCGGGTGATATTGCTGCTGTAGTAGGTATTAAAGAAGCTATTACGGGTGATACATTGTGTGGATCAAAAGACGGGGCATTACTTGAATCAATAACAATTCCTACTCCTGTTATTTCTGCTTCTGTTGAACCAAAGAATAAAGCTGATTATGAAAAAATGGCTTTATCTCTAAAAAAAATGATGCAAGAAGATCCTTCATTCCAATTCACTTATGATGATGAAACAGGTCAAACTGTTATTAGGGGAATGGGAGAATTGCATCTTGAAGTTGTAATTGACCGCTTGCGCACTGAACATAAAGTTGAAGTTGTACAAGGTAAATTGCAAGTTGCTTATAAAGAGACTATACAAAAACTTGCAGATGTTGAAGGTAAGTATGTAAAACAATCTGGTGGACGTGGGCAGTATGGTCACGTACACATTAAATTTGAGCCCGCAGAAAGAGGTGAAGGTTTTGAATTTATAAATAAAGTTGTTGGTGGAACAATTCCTAGAGAATTTATTTCTCCTGTGCAAAAAGGTCTCGAAGAGGCTTTAAATACAGGCGTTTTAGGAGGGTATCCAACAGTTGACTTTAAAGCTACGTTATATGACGGCTCGTATCATGATGTTGATTCATCAGAGCTTGCATTTAAGGTGGCGGCCTCTATGGCATTTAAAACTGGTATGAAACAAGCATCACCAGTTCTCTTGGAGCCAATTATGAAAGTGGTTGCTGAAACTCCAGAAGATTATATGGGTGATGTAATGGGTGATTTAAATTCTCGTCGTGGCAGAATTCTTGGAATGGATCCGCAAGCTGATAAACAAGTTATTACAGCTGAAGTACCACTCGGGAATATGTTTGGTTATGCAACGGAGTTGCGTTCTATGACCAAAGGTCGAGCAACTTATACGATGGAATTTGAATGCTATCGTGAAGTGCCGAAAAATGTCCAAGATGAAATTGTAGAGAAAAAGTAA
- the yidC gene encoding membrane protein insertase YidC produces the protein MNIKEMIVLVGFALLTTWGIDYFIMSRFRDTEIDQARSGQTFNAPDKARVVKPLMREIDFVDTKRVAREVITEVETEWADLTFSSEGAALERLEFKRKQHGAADDIITIFPVIEREQKALLVALDEKTPYYFTLTDKQDGPEAVQLTYEGSFGDGILRKRFNILKKLHKIDVTIEIEPTNADRAISARIFYPSPVMPDVARDQIAAVVTNVKGALDKIQYDKLNLKEGWWSPAIFGAENRYFVHALIEDDSNFVERAYFTTTPDKKIISILEGPEVTAKTSWTVSFYFGPKDTQAMGPVDERLEQTLDYSGLLAPLSKLLLKLLNMINEYVKNYGLAIIILTVLMRLFMLPFTLRGERNMRKSGDVQKKMQYLQQKYKNDPERLRIEQAELIKKYGMPQLTGCLPLLIQFPMFIALNRVLSNSIELYQAPFIGWITDLSVPDPYYILPALIGISMFVNALTMDPKQRSMMMVASLVIGVFSMNFASGLLIYISVSTLLGILQSTLQKKMKVA, from the coding sequence ATGAATATAAAAGAGATGATTGTTCTTGTTGGTTTTGCGTTGCTTACTACCTGGGGAATTGATTACTTTATAATGAGTCGATTTCGTGATACTGAAATTGATCAAGCTAGGTCAGGTCAAACATTTAATGCTCCCGATAAGGCTCGTGTAGTAAAACCATTAATGCGCGAAATTGATTTTGTTGACACAAAACGAGTAGCTCGTGAAGTCATTACTGAAGTTGAAACTGAGTGGGCAGATTTAACTTTTTCATCAGAGGGTGCGGCGTTAGAGCGTTTAGAGTTTAAACGTAAACAGCATGGCGCTGCCGATGATATTATTACAATTTTTCCGGTAATTGAGCGTGAACAAAAAGCGCTGCTTGTTGCATTGGATGAAAAGACACCATACTATTTTACGTTAACTGACAAGCAAGATGGCCCGGAAGCAGTTCAATTGACTTATGAAGGCAGTTTTGGTGATGGTATATTGCGTAAACGTTTTAATATTTTAAAAAAATTACACAAAATCGATGTGACTATTGAAATTGAACCGACTAACGCAGATCGTGCAATCAGTGCACGTATTTTTTATCCTTCACCGGTAATGCCTGATGTAGCACGTGATCAGATAGCGGCAGTTGTTACTAATGTAAAAGGTGCGCTTGATAAGATTCAATATGATAAATTGAACTTGAAAGAAGGTTGGTGGTCTCCGGCTATTTTTGGTGCAGAGAATCGATATTTTGTGCATGCATTAATAGAAGATGACAGTAATTTTGTTGAACGTGCTTATTTTACTACAACGCCGGATAAAAAAATCATTTCGATTCTTGAAGGGCCTGAAGTAACTGCAAAAACAAGCTGGACTGTTTCGTTTTATTTTGGACCAAAAGATACACAAGCAATGGGGCCGGTCGATGAACGTCTGGAGCAAACATTAGACTATTCAGGGCTTTTAGCGCCACTTTCTAAATTGCTTTTAAAATTGTTAAACATGATAAATGAATATGTGAAAAATTATGGTTTAGCTATTATTATTTTGACCGTGTTGATGCGTTTATTTATGTTGCCATTTACATTGCGTGGTGAGCGCAATATGAGAAAAAGTGGTGATGTGCAAAAGAAAATGCAATATCTACAACAAAAATATAAAAATGATCCTGAGCGTTTACGTATTGAACAAGCTGAATTGATTAAAAAATATGGTATGCCACAGTTGACAGGTTGTTTACCGTTATTAATCCAGTTTCCTATGTTTATAGCGTTGAATCGTGTTCTATCAAATTCAATTGAACTGTACCAAGCGCCATTTATTGGTTGGATTACAGATTTATCGGTGCCTGATCCTTATTATATTTTGCCGGCATTAATTGGTATCTCTATGTTTGTTAATGCATTGACTATGGATCCAAAGCAACGATCTATGATGATGGTCGCATCATTGGTTATTGGTGTATTTTCAATGAATTTCGCATCAGGATTATTAATTTATATTTCCGTCAGCACATTGTTGGGAATTTTGCAATCTACTTTACAGAAAAAAATGAAGGTTGCATAA
- the rpsG gene encoding 30S ribosomal protein S7 — MPRRKGKGFKRDIGVDPRFQSELIQKFINVIMKCGKKSVARSVVYGAMDELIKKSKGDQEKALEFFNKAFHQLIPAVQVRPRRVGGSVYQIPTQVSPDRGRALALNWLIQSAASRSDKTMSLRIAHELMDAHEGRGGAVKKKTDVHRMAEANRAFSHYAW; from the coding sequence ATGCCTAGGCGTAAAGGAAAAGGTTTTAAACGGGATATTGGGGTAGATCCTCGATTTCAATCTGAACTAATTCAAAAATTTATTAATGTGATTATGAAATGTGGGAAAAAAAGTGTTGCTCGCTCAGTTGTGTATGGAGCAATGGATGAACTTATTAAAAAGAGCAAGGGCGATCAAGAGAAGGCGCTTGAATTCTTTAATAAAGCATTTCATCAGCTTATTCCTGCAGTACAAGTTCGTCCAAGACGCGTGGGTGGAAGTGTGTATCAAATTCCAACGCAAGTTTCTCCTGATCGTGGACGTGCGTTAGCATTAAACTGGCTTATTCAATCAGCAGCTAGCCGTTCAGATAAAACCATGAGTTTGCGTATAGCACATGAATTGATGGATGCTCATGAAGGTCGTGGTGGGGCTGTAAAGAAAAAAACAGATGTTCACAGAATGGCCGAAGCTAATCGTGCCTTTTCACATTATGCATGGTAG